A stretch of Christensenellaceae bacterium DNA encodes these proteins:
- a CDS encoding transcriptional regulator, giving the protein MSKRRTARSSLIPYPVIAAAVRGDPEAVNRVLDHYSGYIAALSMRRGYDQNGNPCLAVDEEIRRRIETKLIVAILSFDLN; this is encoded by the coding sequence ATGAGTAAGCGCAGAACCGCGCGAAGCAGCCTGATCCCTTACCCGGTGATCGCCGCCGCCGTGCGGGGCGACCCGGAAGCCGTAAACCGTGTGCTGGACCACTATTCCGGCTACATAGCGGCACTGTCCATGCGCAGAGGGTATGACCAGAACGGAAACCCCTGCCTTGCTGTGGACGAGGAGATCCGCCGCCGGATCGAGACGAAGCTGATCGTCGCCATCCTGAGTTTCGACCTGAACTGA
- the rpoE gene encoding DNA-directed RNA polymerase sigma-70 factor — protein MDLEHHYRHKQHTFDAFCKRTIRNESANAFRQIRVQQDRFVSLNDLPEESSEALATYDLYPWEYTSFPVDGDVILIKDDRLADALTTLPKRFRDILLMYWFLELADREIGERLSLSRKTVNNRRQQAYELLRKLMGGDANE, from the coding sequence ATGGACCTTGAACACCATTACCGGCACAAGCAGCACACCTTCGATGCGTTCTGCAAAAGGACCATCCGAAACGAGTCTGCCAATGCTTTCCGCCAGATCCGCGTTCAGCAGGACCGCTTCGTGTCCCTGAACGATCTGCCAGAGGAGAGCAGCGAGGCGCTTGCGACCTACGACCTCTATCCGTGGGAATACACATCCTTCCCCGTGGACGGCGATGTGATCCTCATTAAGGATGACCGGCTGGCCGACGCCCTGACCACGCTCCCCAAAAGGTTCCGGGACATCCTCCTGATGTACTGGTTCCTGGAGCTGGCAGACCGGGAGATCGGCGAGAGGCTGAGCCTGTCCCGGAAAACGGTCAACAACCGCAGGCAGCAGGCCTACGAGCTGCTGAGAAAGCTGATGGGAGGTGACGCGAATGAGTAA
- a CDS encoding DNA-binding protein translates to MELSSSDKERIQHQYDALAKKTLVGEAKSHRRTLAKRAAREVTFSDLSESELAQLFTTDEYESDYFRFQVSGFDVLVKNELLAEALNALPERKRDIILLSYFLDMSDAEIGELLNVVRTTVFRHRKSALAKIKQYLEGKADDEYR, encoded by the coding sequence ATGGAGCTATCTTCTTCCGACAAGGAAAGAATACAACATCAGTACGACGCATTAGCAAAGAAAACTTTGGTCGGCGAAGCGAAAAGCCACCGCCGCACTCTTGCGAAACGCGCAGCACGCGAAGTTACTTTTTCGGATTTGAGCGAAAGCGAACTCGCGCAGCTTTTCACAACGGACGAATACGAAAGCGATTATTTCCGTTTTCAAGTGTCCGGCTTTGATGTACTCGTCAAAAATGAACTGCTTGCCGAAGCCCTTAACGCTTTGCCCGAAAGGAAACGCGACATTATCCTTTTGTCCTACTTCTTGGATATGAGCGACGCGGAAATTGGCGAACTGCTGAATGTTGTACGCACGACGGTTTTCCGGCACAGGAAATCCGCGCTTGCGAAAATCAAACAGTATTTGGAGGGAAAAGCAGATGATGAATACCGTTAG
- the tndX gene encoding recombinase codes for MLQSNKITALYCRLSQEDMQAGESGSIQHQKMILQRYADEHHFLNTKFFVDDGFSGVSFEREGLQAMLQEVEAGRVATVITKDLSRLGRNYLKTGELIEIVFPENGVRYIAINDGVDTAREDNEFTPLRNWFNEFYARDTSKKIRAVKQAQAQKGERVNGEYPYGYIPDPNNRHHLIPDPETAPIVKQVFAMFVSGVRMCEIQKWLAENKVLTIGALRYQRTGQARYQRAMIAPYTWPDKTLYDILARQEYLGHTITAKTHKVSYKSKKTRKNEEEQRYFFPNTHEPLVDEETFELAQKRIATRHRPTKAAEIDIFSGLLFCAGCRHKMYYQQGVNIEPRKFSYSCGAWRNRARTGSECTSHYIRKNVLLDLVLEDMRRVLRYVKEHEQDFICKATEYGDMEARKALAQQQKELFKAQARMTELDTLFRKLYEDNALGRLTDERFVFLTSGYEDEKKSLAARIDELQQQIATVTERKRDISRFIQIVGKYSDIQELTYENVHEFIDRILIHELDRETNTRKIEIHYSFVGQVDTEQEPTQVVNHDRRNMVDVKSIAI; via the coding sequence ATGTTACAGTCGAATAAAATCACCGCCCTTTACTGCCGTTTAAGTCAAGAGGATATGCAAGCCGGAGAAAGCGGAAGCATACAGCACCAAAAAATGATACTTCAACGCTATGCGGACGAACACCATTTTTTGAACACAAAGTTTTTTGTGGACGACGGATTTTCCGGCGTGAGTTTTGAGCGCGAGGGGCTGCAAGCGATGTTGCAGGAAGTGGAAGCCGGACGAGTGGCGACGGTCATTACCAAAGACCTTTCCCGTCTTGGCAGAAACTATCTGAAAACGGGCGAACTCATAGAGATTGTATTTCCCGAAAACGGAGTACGCTATATCGCGATCAACGACGGAGTTGACACAGCGCGGGAGGATAACGAGTTTACCCCCTTGCGGAACTGGTTTAACGAGTTTTACGCCCGCGACACAAGCAAGAAAATCCGCGCAGTTAAACAGGCACAGGCGCAAAAAGGCGAGCGCGTCAACGGGGAATATCCATACGGCTATATCCCAGACCCGAACAACCGCCACCACCTTATACCCGACCCGGAAACCGCGCCGATTGTCAAACAGGTTTTCGCTATGTTTGTTAGCGGCGTGCGTATGTGCGAAATCCAAAAATGGCTTGCGGAAAACAAAGTCTTGACGATTGGAGCGTTGCGCTATCAGCGTACAGGACAGGCGCGGTATCAGCGGGCAATGATCGCCCCCTATACTTGGCCGGACAAAACGCTCTATGACATATTAGCAAGGCAGGAATATTTAGGGCATACCATAACCGCGAAAACTCACAAGGTATCCTACAAGTCGAAAAAGACCCGGAAGAACGAAGAAGAACAACGCTATTTCTTCCCAAACACCCATGAGCCGCTTGTTGACGAGGAAACCTTTGAACTTGCGCAAAAGCGGATTGCTACCCGCCACCGCCCGACAAAAGCAGCGGAGATTGATATTTTTTCCGGCTTGCTGTTTTGCGCTGGTTGCAGACATAAGATGTATTACCAACAGGGCGTAAATATCGAGCCGCGCAAGTTTTCCTATTCTTGCGGCGCATGGCGCAACAGGGCAAGGACAGGCAGCGAGTGTACCTCTCATTATATCCGCAAAAACGTACTTCTTGATTTAGTGCTGGAAGATATGCGGCGGGTTTTGCGGTATGTTAAGGAACACGAACAGGACTTTATCTGTAAAGCTACCGAGTACGGCGACATGGAAGCGAGAAAGGCATTAGCGCAGCAGCAAAAGGAACTTTTCAAAGCACAGGCGCGTATGACCGAACTTGACACGCTTTTCCGCAAGCTGTATGAGGACAACGCATTAGGCAGACTGACAGATGAACGGTTTGTGTTTCTAACTTCCGGCTATGAGGACGAAAAGAAATCCCTTGCCGCAAGGATAGACGAGTTACAACAGCAGATCGCAACCGTTACCGAGCGAAAAAGGGATATATCAAGGTTTATTCAGATTGTCGGGAAATACAGCGACATACAGGAATTGACCTATGAAAACGTCCATGAGTTTATCGACCGTATTTTGATACATGAATTAGACCGGGAAACCAACACCCGGAAAATCGAAATCCATTATAGCTTTGTCGGACAGGTTGATACCGAGCAGGAGCCGACGCAAGTTGTCAACCATGACCGCCGCAACATGGTAGATGTAAAAAGTATCGCTATCTAA
- a CDS encoding IS110 family transposase ISDha12: protein MNPLFVGIDVSSRNNVAYLMKPDGSKHSSFSVQNNLGGAKLLSERIVSALEAMQLSDVVIGLEATSIYGNSLVYALREDGSLGRFQRKIHVLNPKQVRKFKEAYPDLPKNDFVDAFVIADHLRFGRIAKEVYMDDYRYQALKTLTRARFDVIQNLTREKQRFANYLFLKCSGMAQDKDIQNTSATTIALMERFETVDDLANADLDELTAFLDEKGRNFADPAAKAKAIRAAARDSYRLPVTVNNSVNQAMAVSIASMRALEKQVKVLDKAIEQQFEIIPNTLTSIPGIGKVYSAGIIAEIGDIRRFNSQASVAKFAGLVWHKNQSGEFEAEHSQMIKSGNRYLRYYLLEAANSVRRCDSEFRRYYDLKFKEVNKYQHKRALALTARKLVRLVFRLLKDNRLYIPPEG, encoded by the coding sequence GTGAATCCACTTTTTGTAGGCATTGATGTGAGCAGCAGAAACAATGTGGCCTACCTGATGAAACCGGACGGCAGCAAGCACTCCAGCTTTTCCGTGCAGAATAACCTTGGCGGTGCTAAACTGTTGTCAGAGAGAATCGTGTCGGCACTGGAGGCCATGCAGCTCAGCGATGTGGTGATTGGCCTGGAGGCCACCTCCATCTACGGGAATAGCCTTGTCTATGCCCTCCGGGAGGATGGCAGCCTTGGCCGGTTCCAACGGAAGATCCATGTTCTGAATCCCAAGCAGGTACGGAAGTTCAAAGAAGCCTACCCAGACCTACCCAAGAACGATTTCGTGGACGCCTTTGTGATTGCCGACCATCTCCGTTTCGGCAGGATTGCCAAGGAGGTCTATATGGACGACTACCGCTACCAGGCGCTCAAGACCCTCACCAGAGCCAGATTTGACGTTATCCAAAATCTGACCCGAGAGAAGCAGCGGTTTGCCAACTACTTATTCCTGAAATGCTCCGGTATGGCACAGGACAAAGACATTCAAAATACCAGCGCCACTACCATTGCGCTTATGGAGCGTTTTGAGACCGTGGATGACCTGGCGAATGCTGATCTGGACGAACTGACTGCTTTCCTTGATGAAAAGGGCAGGAACTTTGCTGATCCGGCAGCCAAAGCAAAAGCGATTCGGGCCGCTGCAAGAGATTCCTACCGCCTGCCTGTTACTGTGAACAATTCTGTAAATCAGGCGATGGCAGTCTCTATTGCTTCCATGCGGGCTTTGGAAAAGCAGGTCAAGGTACTGGATAAGGCTATTGAACAGCAATTTGAAATTATCCCAAACACGCTGACGTCTATCCCTGGCATTGGCAAGGTCTATTCCGCCGGTATTATCGCCGAGATTGGCGACATTCGCCGCTTCAATTCCCAAGCCTCTGTCGCCAAGTTCGCTGGTCTTGTCTGGCACAAAAATCAGTCCGGTGAATTTGAAGCGGAGCATTCCCAAATGATTAAATCCGGCAACCGATATCTCCGCTACTACCTGCTGGAAGCTGCCAACTCTGTGAGAAGATGCGACTCCGAATTCCGGCGCTACTATGACCTCAAATTCAAAGAGGTCAACAAGTACCAGCACAAACGCGCACTCGCTTTAACTGCCAGAAAACTGGTTCGGTTAGTCTTTCGGCTGCTGAAGGACAACCGCCTGTATATCCCGCCGGAGGGCTAA